One genomic region from Sphingobacterium multivorum encodes:
- a CDS encoding TonB-dependent receptor: protein MKNFLTVLLASSISVSAAYATKIKGKVLDGQTGEAIAGATVFLEQSGLSTKTQLDGSFEFKGLSAGVDKVHIKHMAYAELIKEIEIQKENTPHFIFQLTSTEQTLMEVTIKGRRNGGDDDPSARRLEKNASQIMNVVSARAIEISPDITVANVIQRVSGVSIERNSNGEGQYAILRGMDKRYNTTLVNGVKVPSPDNKYRYVPLDLFPSDMLERLEVYKSLTPNMEADAVGGVVNMVMKSAPTKLLLQANLATGYSQRYFNRDFGSFSTSGTSAKSPYEQHGKNYNATAADFNKGALDYTYKKPLPDLVGNLTIGNRYLDDKLGVILGASYQNLHRGSRSIFYKSAVVGVNPNAVITEQSDRQYDEQQQRLGLHNKIDYRFNLNHRISFYQMYVNLNNMQLRDAVNTIYNGQYDPSIGKAELTYVTRSRKTQQQIYNCTLQGDHHFLNNRLNVRWSGVLSSARNQLPQNTMISLDGVEENFERKRTSLVNKSPVTYRWERNTDNDHAGYWDVGYKVPMENSKLELSTGGLYRDKQRSSFYNNYNLSPASAEEAKYKYDVDFQRYTDLNLTVTNPTGAVANPLTYDAGEKTTALYGMFNYENDKWQMIGGIRMEHSNQNYKLLFPAGEKRPEGSQIYTEWLPSLTMKYHLDEKQQLHAAYYRALNRPGFYEIVPSSVVNEEFLEKGNPDLKHAIADNFDLRYELFPEASSQFLVGMFYKKIKNPIEYTFQPDEVRKQDVYYTPGNFGNANNFGVEVDYIKYIQKFGVKANYTYTHSRITTAKMSRRINETTQDPEAIIVDQTRPLYGQAAHVANLSLFYKDANNGWEGQLAGSYTGSRINTVSQFLNDDLWQKGFVQLDASIEKKFKAGWAVFAKANNILNTPMELYVKGTNPENEKIAEKLIEGGNTLIRKDLYGQNYILGLRYSFSK, encoded by the coding sequence ATGAAAAACTTTTTAACAGTATTACTTGCCTCCAGTATTTCGGTCAGCGCTGCTTATGCGACCAAAATCAAAGGTAAGGTATTGGATGGTCAGACTGGTGAAGCTATTGCTGGTGCAACAGTTTTCTTGGAACAAAGTGGGCTATCGACCAAAACACAATTGGATGGTTCGTTTGAATTCAAAGGATTATCTGCAGGTGTGGATAAGGTCCATATCAAGCATATGGCTTATGCCGAATTAATTAAAGAAATCGAGATTCAAAAAGAAAATACCCCTCATTTTATTTTTCAGCTGACATCGACCGAACAAACATTAATGGAAGTAACTATAAAAGGACGTCGAAACGGTGGGGATGACGATCCTAGCGCGCGGCGTTTAGAAAAGAATGCGTCACAAATTATGAATGTTGTTTCGGCGCGCGCAATAGAGATTTCTCCCGATATCACCGTCGCAAATGTTATACAGCGTGTTTCGGGTGTATCCATAGAAAGAAATTCGAATGGCGAGGGGCAATACGCAATTCTGAGAGGGATGGATAAACGTTACAACACGACTTTGGTGAATGGCGTAAAAGTTCCGAGTCCAGATAATAAATACCGTTATGTGCCTTTGGATTTATTTCCTTCAGATATGTTGGAACGCTTAGAAGTCTACAAGTCGCTAACACCAAATATGGAAGCCGATGCGGTGGGTGGGGTTGTCAATATGGTTATGAAATCGGCGCCGACAAAGCTATTGCTTCAAGCAAATTTGGCAACAGGTTATAGCCAACGTTATTTTAATCGGGATTTTGGAAGCTTTTCAACAAGCGGAACCTCGGCAAAATCTCCCTATGAACAGCATGGGAAGAATTACAATGCAACCGCTGCTGATTTTAATAAGGGTGCATTAGATTATACTTATAAAAAGCCCCTTCCAGACCTTGTCGGCAATTTGACAATAGGCAATCGGTATTTGGATGATAAATTGGGCGTTATTTTGGGTGCGAGTTATCAAAATTTACATCGTGGCAGTCGTTCTATTTTCTACAAATCGGCTGTCGTTGGCGTAAATCCCAATGCGGTAATTACTGAGCAGAGTGATCGTCAATATGATGAACAGCAACAACGCTTAGGTTTGCATAACAAGATCGACTATCGATTTAATCTGAATCATCGGATTAGCTTCTATCAAATGTATGTGAATTTAAATAACATGCAATTGCGTGATGCTGTGAATACGATATATAATGGCCAGTATGATCCCAGTATTGGTAAAGCCGAACTGACCTATGTGACAAGAAGTCGAAAAACACAGCAACAGATCTACAATTGTACCCTACAGGGGGATCATCATTTTTTAAATAATCGGCTGAATGTCCGTTGGTCAGGTGTGCTTTCTTCAGCGCGCAATCAATTGCCACAAAATACGATGATCAGTTTGGATGGCGTAGAAGAAAATTTTGAACGTAAAAGAACTTCTCTCGTCAATAAATCTCCTGTAACCTATCGTTGGGAGCGTAATACGGATAATGATCATGCAGGCTATTGGGATGTAGGTTATAAAGTTCCAATGGAAAACAGTAAGCTGGAGCTATCGACCGGAGGTCTGTATCGTGATAAACAGCGTAGTAGTTTTTACAATAACTACAACTTATCACCAGCTTCTGCAGAAGAGGCAAAGTATAAATACGATGTGGATTTTCAGCGCTATACCGATCTCAATCTGACTGTCACCAATCCTACTGGAGCTGTCGCAAATCCACTAACTTACGACGCTGGTGAGAAGACCACAGCATTGTACGGCATGTTCAATTATGAGAATGACAAATGGCAGATGATCGGTGGAATCCGGATGGAACATAGCAATCAGAATTATAAATTATTGTTTCCTGCAGGAGAAAAAAGACCGGAGGGGTCACAAATTTATACAGAATGGCTGCCAAGTTTGACCATGAAATATCATTTGGACGAAAAACAACAGCTTCATGCGGCCTATTATCGCGCGTTAAACCGACCTGGATTTTATGAAATTGTACCCTCAAGTGTGGTTAATGAAGAGTTTTTAGAAAAAGGAAACCCAGATTTAAAACATGCCATAGCAGATAATTTCGATTTAAGGTATGAGTTATTCCCTGAAGCTTCCTCACAATTTCTTGTCGGTATGTTTTATAAGAAAATCAAAAACCCAATTGAATATACCTTTCAACCGGATGAGGTTCGTAAGCAAGATGTATACTACACTCCAGGTAATTTTGGTAATGCCAACAACTTTGGTGTCGAGGTTGATTACATCAAGTATATCCAGAAATTTGGTGTTAAGGCCAATTATACCTATACACATTCACGTATAACGACCGCTAAGATGTCGCGTCGAATCAATGAAACCACACAGGACCCAGAAGCGATAATCGTGGATCAAACTAGACCATTATATGGGCAAGCTGCACATGTGGCCAATCTATCATTGTTTTACAAAGATGCTAATAATGGCTGGGAAGGACAGTTGGCTGGATCTTATACCGGCTCACGGATCAATACAGTATCGCAATTTTTGAACGATGATTTATGGCAAAAGGGATTTGTTCAGTTAGATGCTTCTATTGAGAAAAAATTTAAAGCAGGTTGGGCCGTTTTTGCCAAAGCCAACAACATCTTGAATACACCCATGGAATTGTATGTGAAAGGAACAAATCCCGAAAATGAGAAGATCGCTGAAAAGCTTATTGAAGGCGGAAATACATTGATTAGAAAGGATTTGTATGGACAGAACTATATCCTTGGTTTACGTTATTCGTTTAGTAAATAA
- a CDS encoding tetratricopeptide repeat protein, with product MLVKKRYAKAVSDKDLVLQGNCLQAIGWLCVNQGHYGQAQDYYFQADRIYTQLNSKQLLATNWSDIGELNIFNKQHDVAKVYFNKALHSFRTEGDKNGEAGTLGNIGHLFEKEANYDSAFVYQNLALSIYSSIGNKNGEAKIHENLGSIYEDLAKYDSAFFHFEKASALYTETKDNYGKIVVINNMGDIFRKTNKYPESIKLTQLAYQMAENLGDVYQMAATTKDLSRTYALREQMDSAYFYAEKSRKLVLELYSVDGARHTAFFQALYDMNQQAEEIEKLQVTKRINLIMLWGTIVVLILLIVLSYVLHSRQKIKIKNQISDSRKQEAERELTEIALKNQLLEDKQLKQELSLKQKELTSHTLNLIRNNQFLEELRDELKGMVKDERRDQKRQMQKLVLQINENITQGIHWKEFMGTFEKVHHSFFEKLIQRFPDLTAADMRLIALLKINLNNIDIAVLLGISQDSLRVARHRLRKKLRLEQGEDLAGYLVGIS from the coding sequence ATGTTGGTCAAAAAACGCTATGCAAAAGCTGTTAGTGATAAGGACCTCGTGTTACAGGGCAATTGTTTGCAGGCAATTGGATGGTTATGTGTTAATCAGGGGCATTATGGACAGGCGCAGGACTACTATTTTCAAGCCGATCGAATCTATACGCAATTAAATTCAAAACAGCTCCTAGCAACTAATTGGAGCGATATTGGAGAGCTCAATATTTTCAACAAACAACATGATGTAGCGAAAGTTTATTTTAACAAGGCGCTACATTCTTTCCGAACAGAGGGGGATAAAAATGGAGAGGCAGGTACATTAGGGAATATAGGTCATTTATTTGAAAAGGAAGCGAACTACGACTCCGCCTTTGTCTACCAGAATCTTGCTTTGTCCATTTATAGCAGTATTGGGAATAAAAATGGAGAAGCTAAGATCCATGAAAATTTAGGCAGTATTTATGAAGACCTTGCAAAGTATGATAGTGCATTTTTTCATTTCGAAAAAGCGAGCGCCCTCTACACAGAAACAAAAGACAATTATGGAAAAATTGTGGTCATAAATAATATGGGCGATATTTTTAGGAAGACCAATAAATATCCAGAAAGTATCAAACTCACGCAATTGGCTTATCAGATGGCGGAAAATTTGGGTGATGTGTATCAAATGGCTGCTACGACAAAAGATTTGAGTAGGACCTACGCCTTGCGTGAGCAGATGGATAGCGCCTATTTTTATGCAGAAAAGAGCCGTAAGTTGGTGCTTGAACTTTATAGTGTGGATGGTGCTCGCCATACTGCTTTTTTTCAGGCACTCTACGATATGAATCAACAAGCCGAAGAGATCGAGAAATTACAAGTAACCAAAAGAATCAACTTAATCATGCTCTGGGGAACAATCGTGGTTTTAATTTTGTTAATTGTATTATCCTATGTATTGCATAGTCGCCAGAAAATTAAGATCAAAAACCAGATCTCCGATTCCCGAAAACAGGAGGCCGAACGCGAGTTGACCGAAATTGCACTTAAAAACCAGTTGCTTGAAGATAAGCAGCTCAAACAGGAACTGTCGCTCAAGCAAAAGGAATTGACATCCCATACCTTAAATTTAATCCGTAACAATCAATTTTTGGAAGAACTTCGTGATGAATTAAAAGGAATGGTTAAGGACGAACGCCGGGATCAAAAACGACAGATGCAGAAGTTGGTGTTGCAGATCAATGAAAATATCACACAGGGTATTCATTGGAAAGAGTTTATGGGAACTTTCGAAAAGGTACATCACAGCTTTTTTGAAAAACTTATTCAACGATTTCCAGATTTGACGGCCGCGGATATGCGGTTAATCGCATTGCTTAAAATAAATTTGAATAATATCGATATTGCCGTCTTATTGGGCATATCACAAGATAGCCTTCGTGTTGCCAGACATCGATTGCGAAAAAAATTAAGACTGGAACAAGGAGAGGACCTCGCGGGCTATCTTGTTGGGATTTCATAA
- a CDS encoding NAD(P)H-binding protein, producing MKVVLIGGSGATGRALIQLMLKSKEVTEIVVLLRRVSFEEHIKLKQVIVDFENLTDFEREIQGDIAISCLGTTLKDAGGKDAQWKIDHDLNLQFAALAKKNGFPTFLLLSAVLADPASKIFYNRMKGTLEQDVKALNFNRLIIFQPGGLIRPNTDRFGEKTAITALRILNTIGLFKSYKPLSVAQVASAILQAINHYTIGIHTVNVKDIQKLATETS from the coding sequence ATGAAGGTAGTTTTAATTGGCGGTTCTGGTGCTACAGGAAGGGCGCTCATTCAATTGATGTTGAAATCTAAGGAAGTTACGGAAATCGTTGTTCTTTTAAGACGTGTGTCGTTTGAGGAGCACATTAAATTGAAACAGGTTATCGTAGATTTTGAAAATCTAACGGATTTTGAGCGCGAGATCCAAGGCGACATCGCTATTTCCTGCCTTGGCACCACATTAAAGGATGCAGGCGGTAAAGATGCACAATGGAAAATAGATCATGATCTTAATTTGCAATTTGCGGCATTGGCCAAAAAAAATGGTTTTCCTACCTTTCTCTTATTATCGGCAGTTCTTGCGGATCCTGCATCAAAAATTTTTTATAACCGCATGAAAGGAACCCTTGAACAGGATGTTAAAGCACTAAATTTCAATCGGCTTATCATTTTCCAGCCGGGAGGATTAATTCGACCAAACACAGATCGCTTCGGTGAAAAGACAGCCATTACTGCCCTTCGTATCCTTAATACGATAGGATTATTCAAATCCTATAAGCCACTGTCTGTAGCACAAGTTGCTTCCGCAATTTTACAGGCGATCAATCACTACACAATAGGTATCCACACCGTAAACGTTAAAGATATCCAAAAATTAGCAACAGAAACCAGTTGA
- a CDS encoding alkaline phosphatase, which yields MKKHVLFLFLLVFAHIFPSFGQEAKYIFYLIGDGMGLNQVNLTEIHQAEVQHKDNPIPLVFTQFPHVGFASTHSLSNGVTDSGAGGTALAVGKKTKNGVIGMDSTGTVPYKSIAYAAKQKGKKVGIITSVSIDHATPASFYAHQADRDMYYEIGKEIVTSNFDFFGGSNFLKPETTFDHKKAPSLFPILEKAGYNVLKGKDAYTQLPNKSDKIILMNSDGSPIDALKYAIDQKPNDLKLADITSAAITSLHKNNTNGFFLMIEGGKIDWACHANDGATTIQEVLDFNASVQLAYDFYKKFPNETLIVVTADHETGGLGVGNGSSSLKTKFLSHQKTSHAELSNAISNLRKNNPNATWDDLKNLIAAQTGLFSKITIHETDSSALEAAYQKSFVDHQNETAKSLYASDDKIAALSISILNRMGSISWASNNHSAAYAPVYAIGVGSEQFSQKMDNTDIPKKIAKAAKLSLD from the coding sequence ATGAAAAAACACGTTTTATTTCTATTCCTCCTCGTTTTTGCACATATTTTCCCCTCTTTTGGTCAAGAAGCAAAATACATCTTTTACTTAATTGGCGATGGCATGGGCCTCAACCAGGTTAATCTCACCGAAATCCATCAAGCTGAAGTACAGCATAAAGATAACCCAATCCCACTTGTGTTTACCCAATTTCCTCATGTTGGATTTGCCTCCACACATTCACTCTCCAACGGCGTAACGGACTCAGGCGCTGGTGGTACCGCATTAGCCGTTGGAAAAAAAACCAAAAATGGCGTTATCGGTATGGACAGTACGGGAACAGTCCCCTATAAGAGCATAGCTTATGCCGCAAAGCAAAAAGGAAAGAAAGTCGGTATTATTACTAGCGTCAGCATAGACCACGCTACCCCGGCTTCATTTTATGCGCACCAAGCAGACCGCGACATGTATTATGAAATCGGTAAAGAAATTGTCACTTCCAATTTTGATTTTTTTGGCGGGTCCAATTTCCTCAAACCCGAAACAACATTTGATCATAAAAAGGCGCCATCGCTTTTCCCCATATTAGAAAAAGCCGGCTATAACGTGCTTAAAGGAAAAGATGCTTATACACAACTACCCAATAAATCAGATAAGATCATATTGATGAATTCAGATGGCAGTCCCATAGATGCCCTTAAATATGCCATAGACCAAAAGCCGAATGATTTAAAATTGGCAGATATCACATCTGCAGCTATCACTTCACTGCATAAAAACAATACAAATGGTTTCTTTTTAATGATTGAAGGTGGAAAAATTGATTGGGCATGCCATGCAAATGATGGGGCTACGACGATCCAGGAAGTATTGGATTTCAATGCCTCCGTACAACTCGCCTATGATTTTTATAAAAAATTCCCAAATGAAACACTTATAGTCGTTACAGCGGACCATGAAACAGGAGGATTAGGTGTCGGTAATGGAAGTTCTTCGCTGAAAACAAAATTCTTGTCCCACCAAAAAACCTCGCATGCAGAACTTTCGAACGCAATTAGCAACCTTCGTAAGAATAATCCAAATGCAACATGGGACGATCTCAAGAATCTCATTGCTGCTCAAACTGGTTTATTTTCCAAAATTACAATCCATGAAACTGATAGTAGTGCTTTAGAAGCTGCCTATCAAAAAAGCTTTGTCGATCATCAAAATGAAACCGCAAAAAGCCTTTACGCAAGCGACGACAAAATAGCTGCATTGAGTATTTCAATCTTAAATCGGATGGGATCAATAAGCTGGGCCTCTAACAACCATTCGGCCGCTTATGCACCGGTATACGCCATCGGAGTTGGCTCCGAACAATTCAGTCAGAAAATGGATAACACAGATATACCAAAAAAAATTGCTAAAGCAGCAAAACTTAGTTTGGACTAA
- a CDS encoding Lrp/AsnC family transcriptional regulator produces MNNIDDFDLQILKYLDEDGRMAYSAIATAMGVSNTMIHQRINRLTEQGILTGIKPVLNEKKLGYDWGAFTGLSLEKDHDSSRIIEELKKIPEVTECYYITGNYTLYVKIIAKNHEHMRQLLYEKIDSIPGIAKTDSLIELGCAFKRNIIF; encoded by the coding sequence ATGAATAATATCGATGACTTTGATCTACAGATTTTAAAATATTTAGACGAAGATGGACGGATGGCCTACTCTGCAATAGCAACAGCCATGGGCGTATCCAATACCATGATCCATCAACGAATCAACCGTTTGACGGAACAAGGGATACTGACAGGTATAAAGCCCGTATTGAATGAAAAGAAGCTAGGCTATGATTGGGGTGCTTTTACAGGGCTAAGTTTAGAAAAAGATCATGATTCGAGCAGAATTATTGAAGAGCTCAAAAAAATACCAGAAGTTACAGAATGCTACTATATTACGGGCAACTACACATTATATGTGAAAATTATTGCTAAAAATCACGAACATATGCGACAACTACTTTATGAAAAAATCGATAGCATTCCAGGCATTGCGAAGACAGACTCCCTTATCGAATTAGGCTGTGCTTTCAAACGTAATATTATTTTCTAG
- the rocD gene encoding ornithine--oxo-acid transaminase: MSTVVKQGKGEMFIAKEEKYGAHNYHPLPVVLERAEGVMVWDVDGKSYFDFLSAYSAVNQGHCHPRIVHALKEQAEKLTLTSRAFYNNKLGDFEEMLCHLFGFDKALVMNSGVEAVETAMKLCRKWAYQVKGVAANQAKIVFAKDNFHGRTISVISASNDRTATHEFGPFLDGIVLVPYNDVDALEQLFKADENIAGFIVEPIQGEAGIVVPDEDYLMRVRQLCTKYNVLFIADEIQTGIARTGSMLASYAIDDAQSQSKPDVLILGKALSGGVLPVSAVLANDSIMLCIKPGEHGSTYGGNPLACAVAMEALNVVRDENLTQRALEMGALFLDGLRQIAAKCTLITEVRGKGLLTAIVIDADEESDLAWNICLKFKENGLLAKPTHGNKIRLAPPLVITKEQVETCLGIIERSLTNLK, translated from the coding sequence ATGAGTACAGTAGTTAAACAAGGTAAGGGCGAGATGTTCATTGCCAAAGAAGAAAAATATGGAGCGCACAATTATCATCCTCTTCCGGTCGTCTTGGAACGAGCTGAAGGAGTTATGGTGTGGGATGTTGATGGAAAGTCTTATTTTGATTTCTTATCTGCATATTCAGCTGTCAATCAAGGACACTGCCATCCACGTATTGTACACGCTTTAAAAGAGCAAGCCGAGAAATTAACATTAACATCCAGGGCATTTTATAATAATAAACTGGGTGATTTTGAAGAAATGCTTTGTCATCTTTTTGGATTTGATAAGGCTTTGGTCATGAATTCGGGCGTTGAAGCTGTGGAAACAGCAATGAAGCTTTGTCGTAAATGGGCCTATCAGGTGAAAGGTGTAGCAGCCAATCAAGCGAAAATTGTCTTTGCCAAGGACAATTTCCATGGTAGGACAATCTCTGTGATATCGGCATCCAATGATCGTACTGCAACACACGAATTTGGGCCCTTTTTAGATGGCATAGTACTCGTTCCCTATAATGATGTTGATGCACTAGAACAGTTATTCAAAGCAGATGAAAATATCGCCGGTTTTATCGTTGAGCCAATTCAGGGCGAAGCGGGTATTGTCGTTCCTGATGAGGATTATCTGATGCGCGTGAGACAATTATGTACAAAATACAATGTATTGTTTATTGCAGACGAAATTCAAACTGGTATTGCTCGGACGGGAAGCATGTTGGCATCCTATGCTATTGATGATGCACAGAGTCAAAGCAAACCAGATGTTCTGATTTTAGGGAAAGCTTTATCGGGAGGTGTATTGCCGGTATCGGCAGTGTTGGCAAATGATTCCATTATGTTGTGTATTAAACCGGGCGAACATGGTTCGACTTATGGTGGTAATCCCTTAGCCTGTGCAGTAGCTATGGAAGCGCTAAATGTTGTGCGGGATGAAAATTTGACGCAACGGGCGCTTGAGATGGGGGCCTTGTTTTTGGATGGATTGCGTCAGATTGCTGCTAAGTGTACGTTAATTACAGAAGTGCGAGGAAAGGGGCTCTTGACTGCCATTGTAATTGATGCAGATGAAGAAAGTGATTTGGCCTGGAATATCTGTCTCAAATTTAAAGAAAATGGACTTTTAGCGAAGCCTACACATGGTAACAAAATTCGATTGGCTCCGCCGCTGGTTATTACAAAAGAGCAAGTCGAGACTTGCTTAGGGATCATTGAGCGATCGTTGACTAATTTGAAATAG
- a CDS encoding arginase, translating into MEKMIELIKNRSDIGAGTRGSDLGIDAIEIAAINKGSQYFINYPFVDVPTRNSSIYQNDNHPFAKHIQQVYEQCKQVASTVEDSLSSGNFPLVFSGDHSSAMGTISGIKSAYPDKQLGVIWVDAHADIHSPHTTPSGNMHGMPLAAMLNEDNIPCKTNEIDESTQEFWNKLKRIAGPVGKILSNHLIYFGVRDTEEPEDLVIERLGIKNYRVEDTRQRGITDCVAEALKILEACDMIYISFDVDSMDSELISDGTGTPVPKGFLPREIVSILEEIIRSGKVICFEIVEVNPLLDNKGNKMAEVAFDILERITPLIELKSAN; encoded by the coding sequence ATGGAGAAAATGATTGAATTGATCAAAAACAGATCGGATATAGGAGCAGGGACTAGGGGGTCAGATCTGGGTATCGACGCCATCGAGATAGCTGCAATTAATAAAGGAAGTCAATATTTCATTAACTATCCATTTGTTGATGTGCCGACTCGAAATAGCTCCATTTATCAGAATGATAATCATCCTTTTGCGAAACATATTCAGCAGGTTTATGAACAATGCAAACAAGTAGCTTCCACCGTTGAAGATAGCTTATCTTCCGGCAATTTTCCATTGGTGTTTTCAGGGGATCATTCCTCCGCAATGGGGACGATAAGTGGTATAAAGTCCGCTTATCCTGATAAACAACTCGGTGTGATCTGGGTAGATGCGCATGCCGATATTCATTCTCCGCACACAACACCTTCTGGTAATATGCATGGAATGCCTTTAGCGGCGATGTTGAATGAGGATAATATCCCGTGTAAAACCAATGAAATAGACGAATCGACACAAGAATTTTGGAATAAACTAAAACGAATAGCTGGCCCAGTAGGTAAAATACTATCCAATCATTTGATTTATTTTGGTGTAAGGGATACGGAAGAACCGGAAGATCTGGTCATTGAACGACTTGGCATTAAAAACTATCGTGTGGAAGATACGAGACAGCGCGGAATAACCGATTGTGTGGCTGAAGCATTGAAAATCCTAGAAGCATGTGATATGATTTATATCTCTTTTGATGTGGATAGCATGGATAGTGAATTGATCTCGGATGGCACCGGAACACCAGTACCGAAGGGGTTTTTGCCAAGGGAGATTGTGTCGATTTTAGAAGAGATCATCCGATCGGGTAAGGTGATTTGTTTTGAAATTGTTGAAGTTAATCCACTATTGGACAATAAGGGTAACAAAATGGCAGAGGTGGCATTTGATATATTAGAACGGATCACTCCGCTCATTGAATTGAAATCCGCTAACTAA